GAAATGAGTTGATAATTGTGTTGCTCCAAAAATGTGGCAAACTCTACAAGATTGGTCTTGTCTGATACGCTAATTAAAGCTCTTTTTTTCATTTTTACTGTTTTATAGATATTAAAATTTGTCAAATAAATACCCTACACCTATTTGTAAGAAATTGTTTTTCATTGTGATGTCGTTGGTTGGATAAAGGTTGCTAAGCCCTATATTGTATCTCGTCTCCACGAATATAGACTTGGTTATTTTATATTCTCCACCCAAAAATATAGAGTGGTTACCCTTTCTAATATCAGTAAACTCTACATCTTGTCCGTTTTGTTTCCCTAGAGCTTTGGTTACAAAACCTAAGTTAAATCCACCCAAAATCCCTAACGATTCTATTGGTGTAAACTTAACTCCCAAAGGAATATAGACCGTGGTAAGATGCAACCTTGAACGCTCATTATTATCCATAATTAGATTCTCTGCTCCAAGCCCTGCCATACCAAGTTCTCCGTGTAGAGAAACATATTTATTAACCTTATAAGATACAGGCATCGCAATGTAAACACTAGACTTAGCGTTAGGCTTGTATTGTTGCCCCATAGCTTCTAGGTGCAAAGTGGAATTTACATACCCTATTTTAAACCCTGTTTCCAATTTTTGTGCATTAGCGAAACCAACTGTTGCTACTAATGCAGAAAGTAATAGTTTTTTCATAGTGCTAAAGTTTTTGTTTTTATCTACATTTCTTTTTTCAAAAATTTACCTGTGATAGATTTTTTATTCTTTATAATTTCTTCTGGAGTACCTTCTGCCACAATGCTTCCTCCATTTTTACCACCTTCTGGACCTACATCTATAATATGGTCGGCAAGTTTTATCACGTCCATATTATGTTCAATAATGATAAAAGAGTTACCCAAATCTACTAGCTTTTGGATAACCTCCATCAGAATCTTAACATCTTCAAAATGCAGTCCTGTGGTAGGTTCATCTAAGATATAAAGTGTTTTACCTGTTTGTTTCTTAGAAAGTTCTGTAGCCAATTTTACCCTTTGAGCCTCTCCGCCTGAAAGTGTAGTAGACTGCTGTCCTAAGGTAATATAACCTAAACCAACTTCTTGTAGCGTTTTCACCTTAGAATAGATTTTGGGGATTGGCTGAAAAAATTCCACAGCTTCGTCTATAGTCATATCTAGGACATCGGATATAGATTTACCTTTATATCTTACCTCCAAGGTCTCTCTATTAAAGCGTTTGCCGTTGCAGGTTTCGCAATGTACATAGACATCAGGCAAGAAATTCATTTCAATCACTTTCAAACCACCTCCTTGACAAGTTTCGCAGCGTCCACCTTTAACATTAAACGAAAATCTCCCTGCCTTATAACCTCTAATTTTACTTTCTGGGAGGTTAGCAAATAGTGTTCGAATATCCGAAAACACACCTGTATAAGTGGCAGGATTAGAACGAGGCGTTCTACCAATTGGCGTTTGGTCTACATCTACTATTTTGTCTATATGCTCTATGCCCTCTATTTTTTTGTATGGTAGAGGCTCTTGTACAGCACGATAAAAATGTCGGTTGAGAATAGGGTAGAGTGTTCCGTTGATTAACGAAGATTTACCACTCCCCGAAATACCTGTAACCACTACCATCTTTCCTAAAGGGATTTTTAGGGTTACATTTTTAAGATTATTTCCCGTAGCTCCTTTGAGGACAATCGAGTTACCGTTGCCTTCTCTTCTTTTTTCGGGAATTTCTATTTTTCTTCTTCCTGTGAGGTAGTCTGCTGTAATGGTGTCAGCTTTTATTAAATCTTTTGGGCTGCCTTGCCACAATACTTTTCCGCCATACTTACCAGCTTTAGGTCCAATATCTAGCACTTCATCGGCTTCTAAAATCATATCCTTGTCGTGTTCCACCACAAGAACGGAGTTCCCCAAATCTCGTAAACTTTTTAAA
This Riemerella anatipestifer DNA region includes the following protein-coding sequences:
- a CDS encoding outer membrane beta-barrel protein translates to MKKLLLSALVATVGFANAQKLETGFKIGYVNSTLHLEAMGQQYKPNAKSSVYIAMPVSYKVNKYVSLHGELGMAGLGAENLIMDNNERSRLHLTTVYIPLGVKFTPIESLGILGGFNLGFVTKALGKQNGQDVEFTDIRKGNHSIFLGGEYKITKSIFVETRYNIGLSNLYPTNDITMKNNFLQIGVGYLFDKF